The following coding sequences lie in one Candidatus Kinetoplastibacterium sorsogonicusi genomic window:
- the dnaX gene encoding DNA polymerase III subunit gamma/tau, translating to MNYLALARKWRPRFFNQVIGQQHVVQALTNSLILKKIHHAWLFSGTRGVGKTSFARILAKSLNCEIDISPIPCGKCRSCIEIDAGCFIDYIELDAASNRGVEEMTKLLDNITYLPSIGRYKIYVIDEVHMLSGHAFNAMLKILEEPPEYVKFILATTEINKIPITILSRCLQFNLKKIPIKLIFNFLSKIFNNESILYESESLEIISKNANGSLRDALSISDQIISYAGTNKVTKEMVYDLLGIAEDEVIVKILKFILSNDLKSILNLCDEINVRSLSFNVILSNFLILITKIAIFKETSSNFEDSIFSIEDLKLFANNMHNDLIQLFYAILINSIDELKFAPTEYSGFIMICLRLLSILKENNQNQLENDLSIKSLNNEHNINSGIEEKNINELSINNWPNIINNLNLDGLSLELAKQSEFISFQNEIINIMTEMKTFVNKESIAKLELALNQYFNANITLKVSFGKTQMTSFLLQKKNENDLLKKAEKSILEDDYVQNLILKLDSKIVDNSIKNIKN from the coding sequence ATGAATTATTTAGCATTAGCTAGAAAATGGCGTCCTCGCTTTTTTAATCAAGTGATTGGTCAACAACATGTTGTTCAAGCACTAACAAATTCTTTAATACTTAAGAAAATCCATCATGCTTGGCTGTTTAGTGGGACAAGAGGTGTAGGAAAAACTAGTTTTGCTAGAATATTAGCTAAATCTTTAAATTGTGAAATTGATATTAGTCCAATTCCATGTGGAAAATGCCGTTCTTGTATAGAAATTGATGCAGGTTGTTTTATAGATTATATAGAATTAGATGCTGCATCGAACCGTGGAGTTGAAGAAATGACTAAGTTATTAGATAACATTACTTATTTGCCTAGTATTGGTCGTTATAAAATATATGTAATAGATGAAGTTCATATGTTAAGTGGTCATGCATTTAATGCAATGTTAAAAATTTTAGAAGAACCACCTGAATATGTAAAATTTATATTAGCTACTACTGAAATTAATAAAATACCTATTACTATATTGTCTAGATGTTTACAATTTAATCTTAAAAAAATTCCTATTAAATTAATATTTAATTTTTTATCTAAAATTTTTAATAATGAGTCTATTCTATACGAATCAGAGTCATTAGAAATTATTTCAAAAAATGCTAATGGTTCATTGAGAGATGCATTATCTATATCTGATCAAATAATATCATATGCTGGTACAAATAAGGTAACAAAAGAAATGGTATATGATTTATTGGGAATTGCTGAAGATGAAGTTATAGTTAAGATATTAAAATTTATTTTATCAAATGACCTTAAATCAATTTTAAATTTATGTGATGAAATTAATGTTAGATCTCTTTCATTTAATGTAATATTGTCTAATTTTTTAATTTTAATAACTAAAATAGCTATTTTTAAAGAAACATCTTCAAATTTTGAAGATAGCATTTTTTCAATAGAAGATTTGAAATTATTTGCAAATAATATGCATAATGATTTAATACAGTTATTTTATGCTATTTTAATTAATAGTATAGATGAATTGAAATTTGCTCCTACTGAATATTCTGGGTTTATTATGATATGTTTAAGATTGCTATCTATATTAAAAGAAAATAATCAGAATCAATTAGAAAATGATTTAAGTATAAAATCTTTAAATAATGAACATAATATTAATTCAGGTATAGAAGAAAAAAATATTAATGAATTATCTATTAACAATTGGCCTAATATAATTAATAATTTAAATTTAGATGGTTTATCTTTAGAATTAGCTAAACAAAGTGAATTTATTAGTTTCCAAAATGAAATTATTAATATAATGACAGAAATGAAAACCTTTGTTAATAAAGAATCTATTGCAAAATTAGAATTAGCATTAAATCAATATTTTAATGCTAATATTACTTTAAAGGTCAGCTTTGGAAAAACACAAATGACTTCATTTTTGCTTCAAAAAAAAAATGAAAATGATTTATTAAAAAAAGCTGAAAAATCTATTTTAGAAGATGATTATGTTCAAAATTTAATTTTGAAATTAGATAGTAAAATAGTTGACAATAGTATCAAAAATATAAAAAATTAA